The genome window GGAAGTACCAATAAGGGGTAGTCAGGGGACAAAAAGAGAAGGGGGGCAAGGAGAGATAGaaggtgttgggggggggggggaatgagcGAATGCGAATCAGAGATGGgccaaaataatatatattcatTACACAGAATTGCTTCTAATGTGTCGCCTGACGGTGACTGATGCCCCATGTCTCATCGAACCCCAATGAGGATCAATCTGGGTTTAATCAAGCCCTACAGACACACACGCGTCTCTGTCCGTGATTACAATGTTTAATGTGTGCCTCCCACAGCCCTGGTGGGAGAGCGGCTGGTATAATCATACACAATTACACCCATAATGAGGCAGGTTAAAAATATATGGGTCCGTggggctgtatgtgtgtgtgtgtaattgtgtgtgaCAGATGTGTGGAGCAGGGTGATAGTGACAGATCGCTTGGTCATGTCTGagcagctgtaatggctgccagaGGGACAGTGATTATTAAAGCCTTCCAAGACCGCAAAAATGGACAGACgggtgtgtgagtatgtgtgtgtgtttctgcgtgtgTGGGAGTTGGACAGTATTTTTAGTCTTTGTTTTTATTCATACCGATATCTCTATATCAGACATAAATACATAACTCTTCTCtcttcactcctccctctctcctccctcttcccctctgtaCCTTGGAGGATGCTAAGCAGGGTCCTCTGGCTGAACACGTTGTCATTGAGGAAGACCTCACACATGTAGAGGCCTCCGTCATTCAGCCCCGGGCTCAGCAGGAAGGAGAAGAAACCCTCTTTTGGGGTAGACAATGGCCCATCCAGGCTCAGCTGGGCATGAGTCTAGATCAATCAAATTCATTCAATCACATTCAATCAATCACATTCATTTATAAAggctctttttacatcagcagttgtcataAAGTGCTTTTACAGTAACCCGGCCTGGACCCTGTGGAGCAGGCAGAAACAGAAGCACGGTAGCTAGGAAAACCCCCTTGAAGGAAGAAACCTGTAGAGGAACTCAGTTCATACGCACGCAAgcatgaacacatacacacacatcctcttCTGGGTGTACCTTGCTTTGCTCTGTGCGGTCCCTCCAGCGGTCGTACCCATAGACCAGGgttgtagtgttgatgtttctgCTGTCTGGTGGCTTCCAATAGAGCAGGACATAGTCACCCCGCATCGGAGGGCaggcgagggagagaggggtctGGGTGAGACTGGCCATAAAGATCTGAGTAcctagggagggggagaggagagggagggggagggagagagagaacggggggaatgggggagaggaagagaatgagaggtatgtaagtgagagagagaacgtgagagataagaagagagcgagagagtggtgGGGGAACAGTGAGAGAAATATGTAGGGAAGATGGTGGGgttgagagatatagagaggaggaTGAGTGACAGAAGTGGCagtggagagaggaacagaacagacagaggaaaagaaagagagatagagagaggtgcaCAGCAGCAACAGGGATTATGTCGTTATGTTTCTGAGAGATAGCTGGTCCCTCAGTAAGGTCAGTTTGTATTGTGCTGCTTGATCCAAAGGTTGCTGACTCTGTGTTTTAGCTAGACTAGAGTCTACTGTACACGGTGACGTCACTCACTATGGCTTATATTGGTGAACGAGGCCACATTCATacctagaaagagagagagagagagggtgagagggagagggagagagaggaagaacgaCAGAGAGGGAacaagggagtgagagagatgaagggacagAAATAAAACATTTGGGTTAGTGTGGGAGCAGTGGATATAGTGGGAGCACATATAAACACTAGTCAATTATATAACAATGCCAATACAATGCCGATCCAATTATGGCACTAcaccctttcctccctctctccaccccccccgtCATATCTCACCATCCACGCGGAGGTCCACAGTGAAGGGGAACATAGGGTTGCTGCTGTTACCCCTTGGGTACACCTGGCAGATGTATACCCCCCGGTCAGTGGGGCGTATCTGGGGCAGCTTGGCAACCCCCCCCCATGACCTCCTTGCCAATCGTAGGGGCGTCCCGCCAGGGGACAGCCAGGTCACCTCAGAAACGGCGGAGGCGGGGGACACTTCTGCCATCAGACGCAGTGTGCTGTACTGAGGGAGAGTGGCTGAAGGAAAGATAGAGACTGGGACCGATGTAGGAGGTAGGAAATAGGAGAAACGATAGAAGAGATAAAAAACATGTGGGATATTGCTACTACAGTCTGACCTGATTGTGTCAAATAAAGTGGGCATGGGGAATTATTTATACATAATATTTGTATCAATACCATCACAACTGTATATTACATGTATATGGACATACGGTAACGGTCGTTTTGTGTGTAGGACCACAGTTCTATACCTGTGAGGACGGCTAATAGTATGATCTTCTCTCTCAGTTTCTTCTGTTGCTGTATAATCAGACAGGAGTAGCGACCCTTGTCCTCCATTTTGGGGACGAACAGCAGAGAAAAGTCCCCAGTTTCCTGAAAGTTTGAGTCAACCAATCGCATGGAAGCCTTTGAGGCTGCGCCCGAGAACTGCTGCCTCTCATTGGCCGAGAGGACCAGTTTCCAGTGGTTTTCAGACTTCATCTTCCAATTAATGCTCACAGAACCCGTGAGAGGCCAATCAACACAGGGTAAGGTAACTTCCCTGCCAACCATTGTCACAACGACATCACTCCAGTCAGGGTCTGATGatgacaaaaaacacacaaaaaaacaagtgAGTGAAATAGTGATAGGTCTAACCTTCCAATGGGCTTACAGTGGAACTTCTGCCATGGCTGCTCACACCTATCCAGCTCTATGTGCTCTGTAAAAACTAAAAGGTGCTAGTAGAAGGGGTTGCAGTTGGATCAGGCTCTGGCCTCACAACTGATAGAATCGACCTGAGGAGATAAGAGGTGACTAGTGCTGGAGCCACAATCAACACTCAGACTTAACCCAGAGACGCTCAGCTCTGCTTCTAGAGgactctcaaatggcaccctatttcttagagccctggtccaaagtagtgcactatataggtaatagagaGCCAGTTGGAACGCAACCCAGGTTTTTATCCTTCCTTTTTAATCAGTAACTGATTTAGATCAGGAAGAGCCAGTGTGTTGTGGACTCTTTAAGCTCAATCAATGGCATTAATGGACCAATTAAACGCCAAGGAGAGATGAGAGCCAGCCAGACTGGACAGATTAGAGATGTGTATCCCTGGTTTGACCTTCAAACGACAGGAATATTTGTAAACCTCTACTGAAATACTACCTTATTCATAAaatatcaaatttatttatagagcccttcttacatcagctgatatctcaaagtgctgtacagaaacccagcctaaaagcccaaacagcaagcaatgcaggtgtagaagcatggtggctaggaaaaactcactagaaaggccagaacttaggaagaaacctagagaggaaccaggctatgaggctATAAAAAAAGGCTATAAAATACTACCTTGATTATTTTGAATGTTATGTTTTCCATATACTTTCTTATAAAAGATCCACTGAACACCGACAGAAGAATCTCACATTCGTTTTCAGCTTCAAAACGAGTGAGTAACCCAGTCACAACAGTTGTATGGGAGAATACTTGCAAGTGAAGGCAATTTGTGCGATGTCATCTATCAATGGTTCAAATTTCACCATACCTTTAGTGGTCGTGTCAGATTGAGTGATGAGCACCACCGAAGAAGAAATAAGAACAAAGAGGAGACATCTAAACTCCATGGTCCAAGCGGAGGCAGCCGAGCAGGTGTAAAGTCAactcacacacagacccacacacactctccactagcacccaccaccactacaaacaACAACACCCTTCTCTACTCCAGTTTACTAGCAACATTTCTGTATTCATTAAAAGGGAATGTggttgcgttccaaatggcatcctataccctatttaatgcactacttttgaccagggccaataggactggtcaaaagtagtgcactatataggggatatggtgCAATTTGGGGCCAAACTTGTGCCTTTGGTTTGAACAGGATACGACCCGTCCAAAACCTTGATAGTGTTCAGGAAGAGAGTGTCACTGTGTCCACTGACTGGTAGTCTGTTGGTGACTGATAAACACATAGGACTGGCACAGGGGAAAAAGGCGagcacagaaacacaaacacaaacaggcaacacgctcacacacacacacacacacacacacacacacacacacacacacacacacacacacacacacacacacacacacacacacacacacacacacacacacacacacacacacacacacacacacacacacacacacacacacacagtataacacACCAGGCTACATGATGATGTAAACTCATGCTGCAGCTCAGTCACTGTACTGTGTATGTTCTTGAACAGAGAGGGAAGAACTTCACTTGGGATAAAATCCATACGATGACCTCAAACCTGGGGTTGGCGAATGACAAAAGGAACAAACACGTACAGTATATCACAGTGAGAAAGGGAAAAATACCAATAAAGGGGGAGAGACCGAGAGGAAGAGATGAACAGAATGAAagtgagtgagaaagacagagagaggtaacGAGGAAGTTAGAGAGATAAAGAGTTTGGGTTATAGTGGGAGCAGTGGAACCCCTGGGCTAAATGTCTTTACATCCCATAAATGTGTTGAATTAAACTAACGGTGCTATCAGCTCCTCTGAGCTCCATTACTCCATTACCAGATACACTCTTAATTACCACTGAGCTgacggggagagaggggagagaaggagagagagaggggagagagagagagagagaaagagagagacatgggagagagggaagaggggaagggtgtgggagaaagagaaagacgggACAATGGAGAGAAAGACGGGGGAGATAaatgaggaaaagagagagatgtaTGGCAGTGTGAGAAATTGGAAAATACAGGAAAAAAGAAAAGGGAAGTAGTGACTGGGTGAGTGAGAGAAACCAGAgatacagatagatagatagatagatagatagatagatagatagatagatagatagatctgttcacaaacacaaacacaacccacagagccccaggacagcagcacaattagacccaagcaaatcatgagaaaacaaaaagataattacttgacacattggaaagaattaacaaaaaaacagagcaaactagaatgctatttggccctaaacagagagtacacagtggcagaatacctgaccactgtgactgacccaaacttaaggaaagctttgactatgtacagactcagcgagcatagccttgctattgagaaaggccgccataggcagacatggctctcaagagaagacaggctatgtgctcactgcccacaaaatgaggtggaaactgagctgcacttcctaacctcctgcccaatgtatgaccatattagagagacatatttccctcagatcacacagatccacaaagaattaaaaaacaaacccaattttgacaaactcccatatttactgggtgaaattccacagtgtgccatcacagcagcaagatttgtgacctgttgccacaagaaaagggcaaccagtgaagaacaaacaccactgtaaatacaacccatatttatgcttatttattttaacttgtgtactttaaccatttgtacattgttacaacactgtatatatataatatgacatttgtaatgtctttattgttttgaaacttctgtatgtgtaatgtttactgttaatttttattgtttatttcacttttgtatattatctacctcacttgctttggcaatgttaacatgtttcccatgccaataaagccccttgaattgaatagatagatagatagatagatagatagatagatagatagatagatagatagatagatagatagatagatagatagatagatagatagatggggagagagagtaactgagagagagagagacagacatttgaaatgtctttattattttggaacttctgtgagtgtaatgttactgttcatttttattttttattatctacttcacttgctttggcaatgttaacatatgtttcccatgccaataaagcccttgaattgaattgagagagagacgagagagagagagcatggtaGTACTGATCTCCTCCCTCATGGATAAATAATCACTCTAAGCTCTGGCTCAGTTTAATGAGTGCTGCCAATGAGCTAATACCAGACAACTATGAACTCCACTATCCTAGTCACAGACCCACAGGCAACCCCAGGACAGGGTGACGGGAGTGGAGAggaaaagaagagagaggagtgaaagaCAAGGCCGGGACAAAGAAAGTGAGGGACAATACgaggagagggaagagtgacCAAATCCAGATGTAACATTGGCCAGAGGagtgagggatgaggggaggggaaAAATT of Salvelinus alpinus chromosome 4, SLU_Salpinus.1, whole genome shotgun sequence contains these proteins:
- the LOC139573561 gene encoding uncharacterized protein isoform X2 — its product is MEFRCLLFVLISSSVVLITQSDTTTKDPDWSDVVVTMVGREVTLPCVDWPLTGSVSINWKMKSENHWKLVLSANERQQFSGAASKASMRLVDSNFQETGDFSLLFVPKMEDKGRYSCLIIQQQKKLREKIILLAVLTVSIFPSATLPQYSTLRLMAEVSPASAVSEVTWLSPGGTPLRLARRSWGGVAKLPQIRPTDRGVYICQVYPRGNSSNPMFPFTVDLRVDGMNVASFTNISHSTQIFMASLTQTPLSLACPPMRGDYVLLYWKPPDSRNINTTTLVYGYDRWRDRTEQSKTHAQLSLDGPLSTPKEGFFSFLLSPGLNDGGLYMCEVFLNDNVFSQRTLLSILQVKARHSPSALVLTCQYTERSQVKRVVWSHQNQSRTLKWSSSGPGHLSTEVPLSPTQDTAGNYTCTMLLRNGQAVKAVYTVKLPPKDNTESTTSISPPHPESNSASILPSLLSALLLLVPLVAAVAGVLLWRQKDISRRGIEQSLSHYSGEVENIYENPEDVRQTSPQGSVYMDLKPRVEDDVYEELDRYKSCSLLETSTSQELSAKA
- the LOC139573561 gene encoding uncharacterized protein isoform X1; translation: MEFRCLLFVLISSSVVLITQSDTTTKDPDWSDVVVTMVGREVTLPCVDWPLTGSVSINWKMKSENHWKLVLSANERQQFSGAASKASMRLVDSNFQETGDFSLLFVPKMEDKGRYSCLIIQQQKKLREKIILLAVLTVSIFPSATLPQYSTLRLMAEVSPASAVSEVTWLSPGGTPLRLARRSWGGVAKLPQIRPTDRGVYICQVYPRGNSSNPMFPFTVDLRVDGMNVASFTNISHSTQIFMASLTQTPLSLACPPMRGDYVLLYWKPPDSRNINTTTLVYGYDRWRDRTEQSKTHAQLSLDGPLSTPKEGFFSFLLSPGLNDGGLYMCEVFLNDNVFSQRTLLSILQVKARHSPSALVLTCQYTERSQVKRVVWSHQNQSRTLKWSSSGPGHLSTEVPLSPTQDTAGNYTCTMLLRNGQAVKAVYTVKLPPKDLKGKRENTTPNTLIDNTESTTSISPPHPESNSASILPSLLSALLLLVPLVAAVAGVLLWRQKDISRRGIEQSLSHYSGEVENIYENPEDVRQTSPQGSVYMDLKPRVEDDVYEELDRYKSCSLLETSTSQELSAKA